The genomic region TTTTTCCCATTGATGATACAGTCCGGCGGCGACGGACAAATGGACATCTCTCCTCATGTCCGAAAGCATTTCGTACCGTTCTATGCTTTGGTCTTGTGCCATATCGGCAGCGTCGGCTTGATCGTAGTGTTCCGGGTCAAGGGTCGTCTCGAGCCGACGGTATGTTTCTTCACCGTGCGTTTCCGCTTCACCTTCGATATCGCCGAACTGCGCTATCAACCGTTCATTCGCCTGTTCGAAATAGAAATCGAGCTGGGAGATAAGTTGATTTCTCCAAGGGGTCCAGACCTGCAGTAAAGCTTTGGCCATTCCGTGAATCTCCCGCTGTCTAACGCGTGGTCTTTGATATGGCCCGACTCAAACCAGCCTCCGTTCTTGTAGGCGAGCACATGAGCCGCTGACATTCAGGGGTTGTCAACATTAAGAGACTAGCCGCCGCCGGCTATTTCGCCCGGCGTGGCCGAACGTTACCCTGAGCGCGTTTAGGGCGGCTCCAAGGCCGCCTGGCTTCATGCTTGGCCGTCTTTTTGTTGCATTTTACAGGCGTTTCTCATGGTGAAAACCATGGTGGGAATCTGAACGGCATATCAGGAGAAACGAAAAAACCCCGCCGTAGCGGGGGTTCTGACTGGTCGGAGTGGAGTGATTCGAACACTCGACCCCCACGTCCCGAACGTGGTGCGCTACCAGACTGCGCTACACTCCGTGACCAGTTGCGTGTATTTAAACCAGCCGTTTTGGTTAGACAAGGCCGAATCTGCGGGGTGCTGTTTTTTGGATCGTGAGGCCGATTTGGCGGTTGGCAACACGCACGACATCGCTTGGTCCGAGGAGCGGGGTGAGCGCGATACCGGCTCACCCCGGCAAGTGGCTACTTCTTTGCGAGGCCTGGAATGGTGACCTGGAAGACCTGGAACATGGTATCGACGTCAGCGCCGCCTTCTCCCTTGTAGGCGGCGCCGACCTGGTAGCCGTCCTGGGTCAGGAAGTCGTTGTCGTTGGCGACAAGCAGGAAGTAATCGTCGGGGAGTTTCGGGTCGAGGACGCTTACGAGCGACATGGCTTCCCATTTTTCGGACAAGTTGTTGCGGTCGTTCGGCGCGCCGTTGTGGAGGCCGAAGCGGGCAAGCTGCGCATCGTCGTTGAGGTCGATAAACGGCGTGCGCTTGGCGGGCGTAACGGAGGGGTCGAGCACGCCTTTCGGTGCCACCGGCTTGTCGGCGTCGAAGGCGGTGCCGGCGATATCGGTGGCGGCGGAGACATCCACGAGATCGATAGCGCGGTGCAGCGACTTGTCGCCCTTGACGCCATAGCCGTTGTTGCTGTCGCGGGCGAGCATCAGGAATGTCGTCGGCGAGAGCGCGACGATCTCGCTCTGGGCGGCCACTACCGTCTTGCCCTTGGCATCGGTGAAGACGGGCAGCGGCACGACATATTCGTGCACCAGCTTCAGATGATCGACATCGCTGGCGTCATAGACGAGGGCGCGCGTGTTCTGGCGCGTGGTGCCGCTGTCGCCGCCATCCTGTCGCGTGGCGGATTGCAGCACAGCGATGACGGTCTTGCCATCCGGCGCCATAGCCATGCCTTCGAGGCCCTGGTTGTTCTGCCGTCCGGTCTGCGGATCCTTGGGCTCGGGCGCCTTCTCGCCCGGGCCGGGATTGTTGGAGGCGAAATTCGGCTTGCCGTCGCGCATCGGGATCAGCGCTGCCGGCGGCTGCGTTGCCGAGACGAGCCGGCCGTCTGCCGAGAAATGATAGATGTTCGGGCCGTATTCGTCGCTGATCAGCATCGAGCCGTCGGCAAGGCGGGCGATCGCCTCATTGTCGAGGGAGATCTTGCCATTGGACGCCTGCGGCAGCATCGGCAGCGTCGCGCTCGCCGGCCGCACACCGGCTGACGGATCGAGGCCGGTCATGTCGGCACCCTTGTCGTCCTTCAGAAGCATGGTGCTGGCGAGTGTGGCGGTGACGCCGGATTGCTCCTTGCCCGAGGGAGGTGCGGTACCCGGCGCGGTCGGCGTCATCTGGATGTCGATGGTATTGAGACGGGGACGGTAATCCGTCGTGCCGCTGACATTGTATCCCCGGTCCGGCAGCAGCCAGAGCTTGCCCTTGTACCCCTCGGCGGTGCGCGTCCAGGTGCGGGGATCTATCGCCATGCCCGAGCCGGAGCCGAATGTCTCGCCGAACGAATCCCGCTGGCTGGCCGGGATGCGGCCGATGCCGACGAGACCCTTGTTGACGAGTGTCTGGCCAGCGGCCGGAGCGGTATCGTCGGCACGGCCCGGAGCCACCGCAAAAGCCGTCAGGAGGACTGTCGAAAGCAGGATCGTCTTCAATACCGGGGTCTTCATCGCAATATCCTCCATCAATGATCGGCACCGCATCGGCTGCGGCTTCGGAGATGGAGCTGTCTTTTTCAAGAGATCGACAAAGCCCCGCCACCGTTCAGCACGGTTTATGGCGGCAACATGATAGCTGGATGACAGGTTTTGAAATGTTGATACCACAACCCTGGCGGATCACACTGCAAGCAGGATGGCACAGTCGCGGATAGCGGTATCTCAGTCGGTGGCGCCGCGGCGGAAGGCCGAGGGGAGGCGCGTCCTGTCGATAACAGCGCCGAGGGCGACGCCCCACATGCCGCTCGCCATATTGACGATGATATCGAACGGGCGACCGTCATTGCCGATGGTTAGCACATGGGCCAGCCCCAGAGCGCTGACGGTGGCAATCATCATCAGGAAGGCGAAAGACGGTGAGTCAGGGTAGGCCAGTCGGGCCAGGCAGCCTGCGATGCAAAGTGCGACGATATGGTAGATGTTGAACGGATTGCCAATCTCGGCCTGCCAATTCACATGCGCAAGCGTCAGCACGACGAGGGCTGCGATATAAATCCAGACGCTGAATTTCAAAACGCGATTGGTGTCCATAGGATGAGGATATATCAGCGACTAAAGGCAAGACTAGCGTCTGCACCGCTATATCAGCACTTTCGGGGCACACAAATTGTGTACGGTCGATATAAATGTCGAAACAAATAGAGGATGTTGAGCCATTCTGCGGGCGGAATTCCGCCATGTTTCGCATCTTCCCCGCCTGGCGGTGATCCAGCCGTATCCGGCTTCGTAAAGAAACACGCGAGACGGATGTGAGTGCCAGGCCTGGCCGCACCGTCGGGCTTCACAAGGACAGGAGCTTAGTTGCAGGACAGCGTTGGAACGGAGCCAGGCACCAGGCGGAACAAACGGACCCGGGTCAGGCTCAGGGACGTGGCGCAGAAGGTGGGCGTGAGCGCCATCACAGTGTCCCGTGTCCTGCGCGCACCCGACAAGGTTTCCGCGCAATTGCGCGAAAACATCCTGCGTGCAATCGAGGACATGGGCTATGTGCCCGATCTGGCCGCGCGGGCTCTGGCTGGTCGTCATAGCGGTATCATCGCGGTTCTTGCCCCGGCGCTCAACAGCCAGATACTTTCAGATGTCATGGGCGGTATCGAGGCCCGCATGCGCAACACCGGTCTGCACACGCAATATGCCTGTACGATGTACAGCGGCGGCGAGGAGACGGGTCAGATCCGCAACCTGCTGGCGCAGAACCCGGCAGGCATCCTTCTCGTCGGCACCGAATGCTGCGAGCGGATTGCCCCGACCGTTATTTCGGCGACCTGCCCCGTGTCCTACATCCTCGATCATAGCCAGAAGCCCGAAGAGCCCATGGCTGCGGCCATCGACCACGAGGCTGTCGGCGAGGCGGCCACACGTCATCTTGTATCCGGCGGATATCGCCGCATCGGCCTGCTCGGCGGCTACCTCGATGTCCGGTCAAGCCGGCGCCGCCAGGGTTACGAAAACGTGTTGCAGGCTGCAGGCATGCACGATCCGCGCCTGACGGTCATGGAGGATGAGCCGACCAGTGTGGCACTCGGTTGCCGGTTGTTCTCCGATCTTCTGGCGCGGGCGCCCGATGTCGATGCGGTACTCTGCCAGAACGACGATCTGGCGCTCGGCGTGCTGTTCGAATGCCAGCGTCGCGGCATCGGCGTGCCCGGCGATCTCGGCATCTGCGGCATCAACAATCTCGAATTCGCAGCCTCCGCCCATCCGGCCATCACGACCGTCGATATCCCGCGCTTCGAACTCGGTTTCGAGGCTGCCGATATGCTGATCCAAGCGATCGGCGGAAGGGAAATCGCCGGCCGGCGCAAGCTTGGCTTCAAGCTGATCGTGCGTGGAACGACGCTTTAAGGGTTAGGTCAGGGGGATGTGGCCCCCTGACTGATCGGTTCGCTCAGATGTCGCTTGCCGCGTCCGACCAGAGATCGGCTGCTTCTGCGGAGGTCATCCGTCGGACTTTTGCCTCGTCCCGACGGCTGGCGAAGAGGTCGCTTGCCATGATCTGTTCGGCAAGGTCTGCCGGCAGGGAGAGTAGCACGCGCGTCTGGTCAGGATCGTACGCGCCTAAGTCGGCACGCTTTCCCGAGATCATGCCGCCGGCTACCGTGTTGTTGGTGTCTGCATCGATCAGGATGAAAGCCCCCGTCGAGCGGCTCTGCTCGTAGGGGTCGAAAATCGCCAGCTGGTCGAAGATCAGTTGCACCTTCCCGATGGAGTTCATCGGCAGGGCCTTGGCAGGGTTCCATGCGCCGCTGATCAATTCCAGCTGGCTGATCGGAAGCACCTGCACCCGCTGGCGGCGGCTGCCGCTCTTCAGCCAGTAGCGCTTGCCAGAGTGGACCCCTTCCGGCTGCAGCGCGACGATCTGCGCATCGAAGGAAAGGCCGACCTGCGGCTGGTGGTCGATGGCAACGATCATGTCTCCGCGCGACACGTCCACCTGCCGGTCGAGAACGAGCGTGATCGCATCTCCCGCTACCGCTGCGTTGCGCACCAGGTCGAAGGTGACGATCTTGGCGACGTTTGCGACCATGCCCGATGGCAGGATCAACACGCTGTCGCCAGGCTTCACCGAGCCGCCGGCCACGGTGCCCTGATAGCCGCGAAAGCTTTCGCCGGGCCGCGACACGCGCTGGACGGACATCCGGAAACCGACAGCCTGCGACGAACGAACAGTTGCCAGTTCCAGCGCCTCGACCAGCGTCGGGCCGGTGTACCACGGCATGGATGCAGCGCCGGAATAGACGACGTTTTCGCCCTTCAGCGCCGACATCGGGATCGTGGTAATCTGCCTGACGCCGAGCGTCGCGGCAAATTCCTTGAAATCATGGGCGATCTTGTCGAAGCCGGCGCGATCGTAGTTGGTAAGATCGATCTTGTTGATCGCCAGCACGAACTGCTTGATGCCGAGCAGCGACGCGATCGTCGCATGACGGCGCGTCTGCTCGAGAATGCCGACGCGGGCATCGATCAGCAGGATGGCAAGATCCGCCGTCGAGGCCCCCGTCGCCATGTTGCGGGTATACTGTTCATGGCCGGGCGTGTCGGCAACGATAAAGGAGCGGTTGTCGGTGGCAAAGTAGCGATAGGCGACATCGATGGTGATACCCTGTTCGCGCTCGGCCTGCAATCCGTCCAGCAAGAGCGCAAAATCGGGCAGCCCGAGGTCGTTCTGCTTGCCGGTGGAGTCCCGGCGCAACGTTGCGGCCTGGTCTTCCTTGATGGCCTTGGTGTCCCAGAGCAGGCGGCCGATCAGCGTGGACTTGCCGTCATCGACGCTGCCGCAGGTGATGAGGCGCAGCGGGCGGGTATCGCGCACGGCTTTCAAAGGCTCGGCCGGGGCGAGATGGACGACGTTTGCGGCACTGGCGACAGTCATCTCAGAAATATCCTTCACGCTTCTTCTTTTCCATGGAGCCGGACTGGTCGCGATCGATCGCGCGTCCCTGCCGTTCGGAAACCGTTGCAATTTCGAGTTCGCCGATCACCTCGTCAAGAGTGGTGGCCTCCGACCGGATGGCGCCGGTGAGCGGGAAATCGCCAAGCGTGCGGAAGCGGATCATGCCTTCCTGGCGGACTTCGCCGGGCAGAAGCTCCAGCCGCGGATCTTCTGCGAGGATCATCATCCCGTCGCGCTCCACGTAAGACCGCTTCTTGGCGTAATAAAGCGGTACCAGCGGAATGTCCTCGGCCTGGATATACCGCCAGATGTCGACCTCGGTCCAGTTCGACAGCGGAAAGGCGCGCACGCTCTCACCCTGTCGGATCATGCCGTTGTAGATATTCCAGAGCTCGGGCCGCTGGTTGCGCGGGTCCCAGCGATGTTCGGGAGTGCGGAAGGAATAGATACGCTCCTTGGCGCGGCTTGCCTCCTCGTCGCGGCGCGCACCGCCAAAGGCCGCATCGAACTTGCCGGCGTCGAGCGCCTGGCGCAGCCCTTGCGTCTTCATGATGTCGGTAAAGTCGGACGAGCCATGGGTAAAGGGGGTAATGCCCTCGGCAGCACCGCGCGGATTGATATGCTCGATGAGGTCGAGATCGTAGGTCTTCGCGATATTGTCGCGAAAGGCGATCATCTCGGAAAACTTCCAGCCGGTGTTGACGTGCAGCAGCGGGAAGGGGACGCGGCCGGGATAGAAGGCCTTTCGCGCCAGATGCAGAAGCACCGACGAATCCTTGCCGACCGAATAGAGCATGACCGGCCGTTCGAATTCAGCCGCCACTTCCCGGAAAATATGAATGGATTCGTTTTCCAGCGCTTTCAGGTGCGGATCGAGCGGCGGCTTTACGCTCTGCGGATTGTGCAGTTCCGTATCCGGACGGCTGTCGGCCATTGTCTACTCCAACTCTGTCGTCTCCGGCCGCAGGTAGGGCCGGTATAAAGGGAATTGCGTCTCGCAAGTCGAGATTGGAATTTGCAGAGACGCGGGGGAAGGTTCAAGCGGTAACGACAGGATCCTCGGCAACATGCAGGCCGCATTCGCGCGTTTCGTCGTTTTCCCACCACCAGCGGCCGGCGCGCTCCGGCTCGCCGGGCTTGATGGCGCGGGTACAGGGCTCGCAACCGATCGAAGGATAACCGCGCGCATGCAGCGGATTGATCGGCACGGCATTGTCGGAGACATAGGCGCGGATGCGATCAATATCCCAGTCGGCCAGCGGATTGATTTTCAACAGGTGCCGCTCCGCATCGTATTCGGCAAAAGGCGTATCCGAGCGGTTGGCCGATTGGCCGCGTCGAAGGCCCGTAACCCAGATCGTCGCGCCGGCAAGTGCGCGGGCAAGCGGCAACACCTTGCGTACGCCGCAGCAGGCATGCCTTGCCTCAACGCTCTCATAGAAGCCGTTGATCCCGTAGCGCGCCGCAAAGGCGTCGATGTCGGCCTGTTCTGGCTCGAAGCGGTGGATCGAAATGTCGTAGCGGTTTTCCGTCTCGTCGATCAGCGCCAGCGTTTCGGCAAACAGCCGGCCCGTCTGCAACGTCGAGACGTCGATTGGAAACCGGTGCGTGCCGATCTCGGCAGTGATCACCTGATCCTCGATGCCGAGACTGGTGGTGAACACCGCGCGACCGAGGCTGGCCGCCAGCGACAATCGGCCGGCGAGGTCGAGGCCTGCCAGCGCTGCGTTCAATGTTTGCGTATCTTCGA from Rhizobium tumorigenes harbors:
- a CDS encoding esterase-like activity of phytase family protein codes for the protein MKTPVLKTILLSTVLLTAFAVAPGRADDTAPAAGQTLVNKGLVGIGRIPASQRDSFGETFGSGSGMAIDPRTWTRTAEGYKGKLWLLPDRGYNVSGTTDYRPRLNTIDIQMTPTAPGTAPPSGKEQSGVTATLASTMLLKDDKGADMTGLDPSAGVRPASATLPMLPQASNGKISLDNEAIARLADGSMLISDEYGPNIYHFSADGRLVSATQPPAALIPMRDGKPNFASNNPGPGEKAPEPKDPQTGRQNNQGLEGMAMAPDGKTVIAVLQSATRQDGGDSGTTRQNTRALVYDASDVDHLKLVHEYVVPLPVFTDAKGKTVVAAQSEIVALSPTTFLMLARDSNNGYGVKGDKSLHRAIDLVDVSAATDIAGTAFDADKPVAPKGVLDPSVTPAKRTPFIDLNDDAQLARFGLHNGAPNDRNNLSEKWEAMSLVSVLDPKLPDDYFLLVANDNDFLTQDGYQVGAAYKGEGGADVDTMFQVFQVTIPGLAKK
- a CDS encoding LacI family DNA-binding transcriptional regulator; protein product: MAQKVGVSAITVSRVLRAPDKVSAQLRENILRAIEDMGYVPDLAARALAGRHSGIIAVLAPALNSQILSDVMGGIEARMRNTGLHTQYACTMYSGGEETGQIRNLLAQNPAGILLVGTECCERIAPTVISATCPVSYILDHSQKPEEPMAAAIDHEAVGEAATRHLVSGGYRRIGLLGGYLDVRSSRRRQGYENVLQAAGMHDPRLTVMEDEPTSVALGCRLFSDLLARAPDVDAVLCQNDDLALGVLFECQRRGIGVPGDLGICGINNLEFAASAHPAITTVDIPRFELGFEAADMLIQAIGGREIAGRRKLGFKLIVRGTTL
- the cysN gene encoding sulfate adenylyltransferase subunit CysN, producing MTVASAANVVHLAPAEPLKAVRDTRPLRLITCGSVDDGKSTLIGRLLWDTKAIKEDQAATLRRDSTGKQNDLGLPDFALLLDGLQAEREQGITIDVAYRYFATDNRSFIVADTPGHEQYTRNMATGASTADLAILLIDARVGILEQTRRHATIASLLGIKQFVLAINKIDLTNYDRAGFDKIAHDFKEFAATLGVRQITTIPMSALKGENVVYSGAASMPWYTGPTLVEALELATVRSSQAVGFRMSVQRVSRPGESFRGYQGTVAGGSVKPGDSVLILPSGMVANVAKIVTFDLVRNAAVAGDAITLVLDRQVDVSRGDMIVAIDHQPQVGLSFDAQIVALQPEGVHSGKRYWLKSGSRRQRVQVLPISQLELISGAWNPAKALPMNSIGKVQLIFDQLAIFDPYEQSRSTGAFILIDADTNNTVAGGMISGKRADLGAYDPDQTRVLLSLPADLAEQIMASDLFASRRDEAKVRRMTSAEAADLWSDAASDI
- the cysD gene encoding sulfate adenylyltransferase subunit CysD produces the protein MADSRPDTELHNPQSVKPPLDPHLKALENESIHIFREVAAEFERPVMLYSVGKDSSVLLHLARKAFYPGRVPFPLLHVNTGWKFSEMIAFRDNIAKTYDLDLIEHINPRGAAEGITPFTHGSSDFTDIMKTQGLRQALDAGKFDAAFGGARRDEEASRAKERIYSFRTPEHRWDPRNQRPELWNIYNGMIRQGESVRAFPLSNWTEVDIWRYIQAEDIPLVPLYYAKKRSYVERDGMMILAEDPRLELLPGEVRQEGMIRFRTLGDFPLTGAIRSEATTLDEVIGELEIATVSERQGRAIDRDQSGSMEKKKREGYF
- a CDS encoding phosphoadenylyl-sulfate reductase; amino-acid sequence: MTAINSIEDTQTLNAALAGLDLAGRLSLAASLGRAVFTTSLGIEDQVITAEIGTHRFPIDVSTLQTGRLFAETLALIDETENRYDISIHRFEPEQADIDAFAARYGINGFYESVEARHACCGVRKVLPLARALAGATIWVTGLRRGQSANRSDTPFAEYDAERHLLKINPLADWDIDRIRAYVSDNAVPINPLHARGYPSIGCEPCTRAIKPGEPERAGRWWWENDETRECGLHVAEDPVVTA